In the Granulosicoccus antarcticus IMCC3135 genome, ATGCCGTAGTCGGTGCCCACGTTTTCAAAGCCGCGAAAAATACCGGTCGGGATATTGAAGATATCGCCTTCTTGCAGAATCACCTCACCGGCGGTGCCACTACGTCCCCAGAAAAAACGCCAGCGGCCCTTGAGTACAAAAAACACCTCGGCGGTGCGGTGCGTATGCAAGGAGTTGCGGCATTTGGGCGGCTGTCCGGCAGCACCAATGTTGAAGCCGGGCGTCTCCTTGATGTGTACATGCTGATCGGCACTCTCGGAGACACCGCCACCGATGATGGTGAAGTTCTCTTTCTGATCCGAGCCTGGTGTGTGGGCATCGATGAATGCGGTACGGCAGGGTTGCAGATCCCCGTAACGAACAATTCGCGCTTCCATTTGTGCAGGTGTCATAGTCAATTATCCCGTTTTCAACGCAATTTGCTTCCAGATGGCGGTCTCGTCGAACAGCACGAACTCTCGACGCAAGCCCCAGGGGCCGAATTCAGCATGGCAAATTCCCATGATGTAGACATCGGCACCACTGGGTGCGCCATACGCGCCCCACCCGTCATGCTTGCCTTGCAGGCTCCAGCGTATCGCTGCCCGCGGTGGCATCAGCGGATCGTCGCGCCCGATCTGATGTTCGATACGAAACTGTGCATTGGGGAAGCTGGCCCGTAATCCCGTCCAGAAACGATCAACATCACCATGCGAATGACCCGTCATGCCACCCGGGTACTCCAGTTGACAGGCGCGATCATATTCGACAGGAATAGCCGCCAGATCTGCATTCATCAGGCGTTCAAGCAGCTCTGCGTAACGTTGGCCCCATTCATTATCATTACCCTTGCCCTTGTAGGGGCCAGGCTTGTCAATCGCCGGAGAGAACAGCGGCGCACACTGTTCCGGCCCGCCTTCCCGGGCGATCTGATCCCGGGCAAAGTCGGCAGGATCCCATCCCAGCTGGCGCACAACAGCGCCCTGGTCGCGAATCAACCACTCATCATTGATCTGGTTGTTGATGGCATGACAGTCGGCAATGGCGCGATAACCCAGCCGCTTGCCGGTAGCGCGACCATAGACACCATCACCGCTATGGGTCGCCGTCGAGTAGAGCCGATGCGAGGACAGCATGCCCTCCTCCGGACTACCGCTCCAGATCACATCCTCAGCCAACAGGGTACGATCGGGAAACTCTGCCAGCGTCGACAGGGTTGCCGCAATCACGCCCTGATTGCCGACCACGACGCCGGCTGTAGAACGCACAACAATATCCGTCGAATAGTACTGATTCAGCGTGGCGATACCACGATCTTCCCAGATCTCTTTGGTGATACTGATGATGTAATCGGGGAAATCTCTGAACCGGGGGTCAAAGCCGTGCATACCTAGTCTCTCTTGTCAGGGTTTGATACTGGAACTGCGCACCACCAAGGGTGCGTCTAACGACAAGCGCCGTGGCGGCGCGTCTTCCTGGGTAATCTGGGTCATCAGCATGTTGACGGTTTCCTGCACCATACGATTGGCAGGCTGGCGTACCGTTGTCAGTTTGTAGGCACCCCAGGCGGCGGCCGGCACATCGTCATAACCCACCACTCCGACATCTTCGGGGATTCGCAGACCTAATTCGTCGCGTATGACATCCATTACCGCAAAGGCCATATGGTCATTACAGATGAACACCGCATCCGGCCGCTCCTCCACCGAGAACATGCGCCGTGCAGCAACCTTGGCCTGTTCGAAGTTGAAGTCCCCCTCTTCGCGAGCGAAGAGTTTCATCCCTACCGAGGCCAGCCCCTCCCGAAACCCTGCTTCACGATCACGCTGGGTGGAGGCACCATTCCAGCCCGCTATATAGGCAATGCGCTGGTATCCGCTCTGCGCCAGATGCACCGCCGCCTTGCGTCCGCCGGCAAAATTGTCCGATGTCACAGAGGATAGAGAATCGTTATCCTGAGTTCGATTGAACAGCACCACCGGTACACCCGCGGCATGACAGCGCAACGCCAGTTCCGAGGACATGGCTACCGAGGCCAATACAATGCCATCAACCTGATAGTCGAGTAGCTCGCCCAGTACGGCATCCATATTATTCGATGTCTGCGCCGCCATGAACACCAGGACGTGATAGCCCTCTGCCTGCAATCCATTGGACAGCTTTTCCAGTACCTCTGGATAGAACTGGTTATTCAGATAGGCGACAACCAGGCCGATGATGCGTGACTTGCCGGTGATAAGGGAGCGTGCAAGCACATTGGGTCGGTAACCGAGCTGATCAGCGGCGCGACGAACTTTATCGGCAGTTTTGGGTGAGACGCTGGCGCCTGGTGTGAAAACCCGTGATACCGCCGACTGACTGAC is a window encoding:
- a CDS encoding ester cyclase, encoding MHGFDPRFRDFPDYIISITKEIWEDRGIATLNQYYSTDIVVRSTAGVVVGNQGVIAATLSTLAEFPDRTLLAEDVIWSGSPEEGMLSSHRLYSTATHSGDGVYGRATGKRLGYRAIADCHAINNQINDEWLIRDQGAVVRQLGWDPADFARDQIAREGGPEQCAPLFSPAIDKPGPYKGKGNDNEWGQRYAELLERLMNADLAAIPVEYDRACQLEYPGGMTGHSHGDVDRFWTGLRASFPNAQFRIEHQIGRDDPLMPPRAAIRWSLQGKHDGWGAYGAPSGADVYIMGICHAEFGPWGLRREFVLFDETAIWKQIALKTG
- a CDS encoding LacI family DNA-binding transcriptional regulator translates to MAIEKITSSQVAKLAGVSQSAVSRVFTPGASVSPKTADKVRRAADQLGYRPNVLARSLITGKSRIIGLVVAYLNNQFYPEVLEKLSNGLQAEGYHVLVFMAAQTSNNMDAVLGELLDYQVDGIVLASVAMSSELALRCHAAGVPVVLFNRTQDNDSLSSVTSDNFAGGRKAAVHLAQSGYQRIAYIAGWNGASTQRDREAGFREGLASVGMKLFAREEGDFNFEQAKVAARRMFSVEERPDAVFICNDHMAFAVMDVIRDELGLRIPEDVGVVGYDDVPAAAWGAYKLTTVRQPANRMVQETVNMLMTQITQEDAPPRRLSLDAPLVVRSSSIKP